TTCCTAGTTTTAAGTCTGTAGAGAAATTAGAACAAGAATATTTAGATGGAGAAAAAAGAGCTTATATGCTCTCTCTTTCGAAAATTAAATATCTATTTGTAATCTCTAATTTCGAGTTAGATTTAAAAGAACCAGTTGAGTCTGTAATTACAGTCAGACACTTTAAGAAAAAATTTCCAGATGATGATCTTTATTTTTTGATTGGAGCGGATCACTGCCCCACTTTAAATACTTGAGAGGGAATAGAAGAAATTTTTCATCTAACTACTCCAGTTATCTTTAAGAGGAAAGGAAGTTCTGCTGAATTAAGTTCGGTAAAACATTTGGATAAAAAGTTACTGCAAAAAGTAATTTTTCTCCAAAATAAGTGTTTACCACACTCATCAACAGCTATCAGAGAACAAAAGAAATATAGATTTTTGCACAAAAAAGTTAAAAAATACTTAAAAAATCAATTAAGTTAATTTTTCAAGAACAGATTTTTTTCTAGAAAAAATATTTTCTTTTAATCAGTCCTTAAATTCCATATATTCTGATCTAGACTCTCTTAATCTAACCACTAATAAGTAATAGATCACTAACAAAATAGTTATGAATGTTAGAGAAGCTATTTGATGTACACATTGATCTATTACTGAAGCGAGGATATAGTATCCTGTTAGGATAATATATCCAATTCCTCAGAGACAACTAAAGAATATAGAAGTTTTTTGAGGAGTATAGTCTTTGTATTCCAGTGGAATGTATAGTAATACAGATTGAATTCCTAGACCAAAGAATGCTAGGAAGAAAGTACTTATAAATATCAAAATGTTTGCAAATATTGCAAATCCATTACTTTTGGCAAAATGTGTTATTAATGTGAACAATGCTATAAGTGCTCAAAGAAT
Above is a window of Mycoplasma ovis str. Michigan DNA encoding:
- the nadD gene encoding nicotinate (nicotinamide) nucleotide adenylyltransferase is translated as MYPYKKWRIGLFGGSFNPPHLAHTLLANFAIKKLKLDLLIFIPSFKSVEKLEQEYLDGEKRAYMLSLSKIKYLFVISNFELDLKEPVESVITVRHFKKKFPDDDLYFLIGADHCPTLNTWEGIEEIFHLTTPVIFKRKGSSAELSSVKHLDKKLLQKVIFLQNKCLPHSSTAIREQKKYRFLHKKVKKYLKNQLS